GCATTGGCTTTAAAGTAAAAGCTACCTAATATTAAAACGAGTATAATTTTTTTCATATTTTAAATTTGTTGAATATACCTCATGTTGCTATAAATTACAATAATAAAATGCTTGCATTAATACAATAAACTTGCTACATTTGCAGCCCCGTAATAGCGGGATAAATAATTAAAAATCAAAGTATAATAATGCAACAGTACGAAATCGTGATCGTTCTAACCCCGTTGTTATCAACTGAGGTTGCTGCCGAGGCCATAGCCAAATACAGCAAAACCTTAACCGATAACGGAGCCGAAATTGTCCAGGAGGATAATTGGGGTTTGAGAAAATTAGCGTACCCTATTCAAAAGAAAACTACAGGGTACTATCACTTAACTGAATTCAGGGCTCCGGGTGATTTAATTAACAAACTGGAAGTTGAATTAAGACGCGATGAGCGTGTTTTGCGTTTCCTGACCATTGCTTTGGATAAACATGCCATTGCTTACAATGAGAAAAAACGCAGTGGTGCTTTCAATCAAAAGAAACCAGCTAAAGTGGAGGAAACTAACTAATGGCAAACGACCAAATTAAATACGTTACCGCCCCCAAAGTGGAGGATAACCGTAAAAAATACTGCCGTTTTAAAAAGAACGGTATTAAGTATATCGATTACAAAGACGCTAACTTTTTGTTAAAATTTATTAATGATCAGGGTAAAGTTTTACCTCGCCGTTTAACCGGTACTTCATTAAAATTTCAGCGTAAAGTGGCCCAGGCCGTTAAACGTGCCCGCCACATTGGTTTATTACCTTACGTTACAGACTCATTAAAATAATCAGGAGGTTTACAAAATGGAAGTTATTTTAAAACAAGATGTAAAAAACCTGGGCGACAAAGACGATGTAGTAAGCGTTAAACCAGGTTATGGCCGTAATTTCCTTATCCCTAAGGGTTATGCCATATTAGCCACAGAATCTGCACGTAAAGTATTAGCAGAAAACCTGAAACAGGCTCAATTTAAACAAGATAAAATTCGCAAGGATGCAGACGCTATTGCTGCCCGTTTGGAAGGTGTAAAACTTACCATTGGCGCAAAAGCCGGCGAAACCGGTAAAATCTTCGGTGCTATTAATACCATACAGGTAGCTGATGCATTAAAGAAAGAAGGTTTTGAAGTTGACCGTCGTAGAATTACATTTGACCAGGAGCCAAAATTTATTGGCGAGTACGTTGCAAATGTAAACTTGCACAAAGAAGTAAAAGTTCAGGTACCTTTTGAAGTAGTAGCTGAGTAATTCTTGTAAATTATACAGAATTTAAAAAGGTGTTTGGCTTGGTCCAAACACCTTTTTTGTTTTAATTAGAAAGCTTGTATAACAATGGCAAAGGCGGCAGCAAAAAAATCGGGATCGAAATATCGAAATCCAAAATCAAAGTTCGGCGGCATATTTAAGCTGATCTGGCGTATTGTTAAAATTGCCTTTATCACCTTTGTAGCCGCCAGTTTGTTTGGCGTTATCCTTTTCCGTTTTGTTAACCCGCCCTTTACCTGGCTAATGGTGCAACGCGGCTTTGAGCGCAAAAGCAATGGCAAAGATTGGAAGATAGACAAAAAGTGGGTGGATTTTGACCAAATTGCCGACGCTATGAAACGCGCTGCTGTAGCAGCCGAAGACCAAACCTTTTTAGAGAACCACGGCTTTGATTTTACCGCCATTGAAAAGGCCATCCAAAAAAACGCCAAAAGCAAAAAGCTGATAGGCGGCAGTACCATTACCCAACAAACCGCTAAAAATGTATTCCTTTACCCCGGCCGTTCGTTTGTGCGCAAAGGGTTCGAGGCTTGGTTTACTATACTGATAGAAGCTTTTTGGAGCAAAAAGCGCATTATGGAAGTGTACCTTAATGTTATTGAAATGGGCGACGGTATTTACGGCGTCGAGGCGGCATCGCAGGCTTACTTTCATATACCTGCATCGCAGCTAAACAGGCGGCAGGCAGCAGCCATAGCGGTTATATTCCCAAGTCCGTTACGGTGGTCGGCCACCAAGCCAACCCGCTATCTAAGGCACAGGCAGTACCTGATACTAAAAAACATGCGCCGCCTGGGTCCGCTGGAGTTTTAGGTTACTTAACACCATTCCTAAAACCCATGTCATTTCGACCGTAGGGAGAAATCTTATACACCATACTTTAACATTATGCACGTTGCGCTTACCGCTTGTATAAGATCCCTCGTCGCTGCGCTCGCTCGGGATGACAGCTTCTAAAAAAATGTCATTTCGACCGTAGGGAGAAATCTTATACGCCATACTTTAACAATATGCATGTTGCGATTACGCTTGTATAAGATCCCTCGTCGCTGCGCTCGCTCGGGATGACAAATTGAAAAAAATAGCCCGCTAACTTACTGACTACTTGTACTTCCAATTCCTGATTTTGCCCTCGCTTATCCATTCCAGTCCCTCTTTTAAACGCTTCTCGCGGGTGGCTTCGCTTTTGGCTTCCTCAAACCAGGTAATGTATTCCTTTTTTTGCGATGGGCTAAACTTATCAAAGTATGCTTTAGCGGCGGGTGTTTGGTTTAACAATTCCGTTAGATAGTTTGGCGTATCTAAAACCGTAGCTGCGGGTTTAGGCGCTGCCTTTTTCGCTGTGCCTTTTGTAGACTTTGGCGCCTCCTTTTGCGCCATTGCCTGGCGTATATACCATATCAGCACGTCATCATCGGGTATATCGGCCACGGTGGTTAATTTCCCAATATTACCGGCAGCTTCGCCCCCATCAGTATATAATATGCCGTGCGGGTCGGGTAAGTCGCCGGCTTTCCAAAAACCAAAGCCCGCGTGCTGCTTAAAGGCCATCATAAAGCAAAGCACACCATTATACTCAAAAAATGGCGCGCTCCATTTTATGGTTTCCGTTATCTCCGGCGATGCGCGGTGCACCAGTTGCCGCAGGTGGGTTAAAATGGGTTTAGCAAAATCGGCAGCCTTATCTATGTAGGCATCTACCCGGCTATCATATTGTTCCATAATGTATTTAATTATTAGTAAAAATATAAATTATTATAACTTAGTGTTACCAATTACACAACTTTATGAGGCCTGTTTTGCGCGCATTATTAGTTTGCTTTTTGTTTACAGCAACCATCACCGGCTGCAAGCTTGACCCGCCTGTGTACCCCGATACCCCCGCCACCACAGTGCCCGAGGTTGACGACGGCACCGACGCGCCCACTGACGCAACTTATACCATCCCTATTGGTGCTATTAATACCATCGCTTTCCAGGTAGATGGCGGCGATATTAATACCTTAGCATCGGCAACCGCTATAGTTACCCAGCCCGATGCTACAACGCCTAATGGCTATACCGGCATATCGGTAGATCTTACAAATCCCGATGCTACTTTCAGGCTAAATTTTAGAGACATCACAGCCGGCATTAAGGTGAACGACCTGCTGGCCATTTTATATAAAGATTTTAACCTTACCGATGATAGTGGTGGCACCATTAAGGTAACCACCTTTAAAAAGATAGGAGAATCGTACCATATAAGGGGTTATTTTAAAGTGGTAGCCAAAGACGAAAGGGATAATACCATGCACACCGTTATCGGCTCATTTAATATACAGCAATAAACTTAACGGCTTAATTGAGATAACGATGAACAAGTTTATTGATATTACGGATCGCCCGGCTATGCGAAAAGCCTTTACCGGGCTTAGTGCAGATACCCAACCTGTTTGGGGCAAAATGAAGCCACAGCAAATGGTAGAGCATATGATAGACCAGGTTGAATATACCAATGGCAAAAAGATACCTACGCTGGATGTATCGCCCGGGGATGCTGCCAAAAGCAAACAACTGTGGATATATACCGATGCCGAAATTCCAAGAAATGTGTTTGTAAAGGCATTAGATGAAGTGTATCGCTATCCAACACTTAGCCGGGCCATTGAACAGGTATTTATTGAACTGGACGATTTTGACGCTTATTTAAAACCGCCCGGCACTACCGCCATACACGGGGGCTTTGGCCCCATGAACCATAAGGAATGGGTAATATGGCACGGCAAACATTTTACGCATCATTTAAAGCAGTTTAGCCTTATCTGATCAACTTGTAATAATTAAGTTTGAAGACGATAGTTTATTAAGAAAACAACTCGTTAATTAGTGCCGTAAGATACTTTTTATCAATGCTACTTTCGTCAGATTTATCGTAAATAGTAAGCATATTTATGGTGATATATGCATCAGATTGTATAACAAGAAAAGTAATGATCCTGTAACCTCCGCTTTTCCCTTTCCCTTTACTTTTTATGGCAAGCCTTATTTTATGTAATCCGGCGCCCAGATCAGCACCTTGTTTTGGATTATCTAATAAGCTTTTCTCAAGTTCTTCCAAGTCACTTACAAGTGATAAATGCCGCTTTTTTAAATCCTTAGCCTTTCTGATAAAAACAGAAGAATAAATGATTTTATTAGGCATTATATATCCTTTAGCGATGGAGACTTCGCTTCACCGGATTGTATATTCTTAACTTCTTTTAACGCGGTAGCAATTTCTTCAGTTAATGAACTTACCTGCGGGGTATCAATAATTTTCGCCTTAAACTTCTTCAAAATAGTTAATACCACCTCTGCATCGCTATCTTTTACTTGTACTGTGAAGGTTGTCATAAAACAAATTTAACAAATTTTTATGCACTAACTAAATCTCTAAAAAGCTGTATATGCCAGCTATCTTTAAAAGGCACCTCCCATTTGGTTTGCAGTTCGGCTACGTTTTGGGCAAGGTTGTTAAATACAATGGTTTCGGTGTTTATTTTGCCTTGTTTAAGCAGGTCTTCAAACTGCTGGCGCGGTACCGATAGCACTTCCTCTCCATCGCGGTAGGCCAGGTTAAACCTGTCAAACAGGTTAATGCCAAACTGCTGCTCCAGCTGTTTCATAAAGTTTACCGATTTATCGATAGAGCAACCGCTTGCGCCGGCCTGGCTTTCGTCTACAATAAGTATCAAAAACCGGTTGTAGCGTATCTCGGCCCTGGCTTTTAACTGGTGGTTGTGCGCTGTCCAGCCGGTGGTAAAATTATCCAGTTGTACCTGCAATTTAAGCACTTCGTCGGCCGTTAATTTACGGTCCGATTGGTATACCCAAACTCGTGAATGTGAAGAAAATTCCATACTACAAATTTATTCAATTAA
This portion of the Inquilinus sp. KBS0705 genome encodes:
- a CDS encoding 50S ribosomal protein L9; translation: MEVILKQDVKNLGDKDDVVSVKPGYGRNFLIPKGYAILATESARKVLAENLKQAQFKQDKIRKDADAIAARLEGVKLTIGAKAGETGKIFGAINTIQVADALKKEGFEVDRRRITFDQEPKFIGEYVANVNLHKEVKVQVPFEVVAE
- the rpsR gene encoding 30S ribosomal protein S18, with the translated sequence MANDQIKYVTAPKVEDNRKKYCRFKKNGIKYIDYKDANFLLKFINDQGKVLPRRLTGTSLKFQRKVAQAVKRARHIGLLPYVTDSLK
- a CDS encoding ABC transporter ATPase produces the protein MEFSSHSRVWVYQSDRKLTADEVLKLQVQLDNFTTGWTAHNHQLKARAEIRYNRFLILIVDESQAGASGCSIDKSVNFMKQLEQQFGINLFDRFNLAYRDGEEVLSVPRQQFEDLLKQGKINTETIVFNNLAQNVAELQTKWEVPFKDSWHIQLFRDLVSA
- a CDS encoding 30S ribosomal protein S6, which gives rise to MQQYEIVIVLTPLLSTEVAAEAIAKYSKTLTDNGAEIVQEDNWGLRKLAYPIQKKTTGYYHLTEFRAPGDLINKLEVELRRDERVLRFLTIALDKHAIAYNEKKRSGAFNQKKPAKVEETN
- the mtgA gene encoding monofunctional biosynthetic peptidoglycan transglycosylase, with product MAKAAAKKSGSKYRNPKSKFGGIFKLIWRIVKIAFITFVAASLFGVILFRFVNPPFTWLMVQRGFERKSNGKDWKIDKKWVDFDQIADAMKRAAVAAEDQTFLENHGFDFTAIEKAIQKNAKSKKLIGGSTITQQTAKNVFLYPGRSFVRKGFEAWFTILIEAFWSKKRIMEVYLNVIEMGDGIYGVEAASQAYFHIPASQLNRRQAAAIAVIFPSPLRWSATKPTRYLRHRQYLILKNMRRLGPLEF